A stretch of DNA from Anopheles nili chromosome 2, idAnoNiliSN_F5_01, whole genome shotgun sequence:
TGCACCGGTACTCGTCTTCGTGGCAGTCGCAGCCTTGTTCATCAGATTCGTCTATGCAGTCATTGTCACCATCGCATCTGAATTTGCTGAAAACATACGCAACGCCGTGTAATAAGAGGGTTAACAATGTCAACAATAAATCGAAGCTTTATGATACTTACTGGCTAATGCAGGCTGGATGATTTTTGCATTTAAACTGATTTTCGCCACAAGTTACGTTACAATTCTCTTCGTCACTGTGGTCGGCACAATTGAACTCGTTGTCGCACCTTCGAATTCCCCGAATACAATGCCCATCGCGACAGCGGAATTCTGATTCGGAACAGTTTCTCAATTCACAGTTCATTTCGTCAGAGTTATCACCACAATCGTTTTCAAAATCACAACGCCACCTTCCAGGAATGCATTTTGAGTTATTGCATCGGAAGCTGTATGGTTCGCATGTGATTGCTTCCGGTTTCtgacaattttccatttcatcttCCCCGTTTACACAGTCCTTCTCGTCATCGCAGAGCCACGTTTTAGGTATACAACGACCCTCGCTGCAGCGAAATTCATGTTCCGGACAGGTAGTCGCGGGCCCGCAAACTTGTTCATCAGATCCATCGTGGCAATCGGGCACGTTATCACACACCCAAGTGCGATCAATGCACTTGCCTCCATTCGCGCACCGGAACTGGGTAGAGGTACAATTTTTCGGTTCACAATGCTGCTCGTCTTCACCGTTTGGACAGTCAATCACTTCGTCGCAGCGACGTGTTCTTTCAATGCAGAATCCACTGGAGTTTTTCGCTACCGAAGGACCACATTTGAAGAATGAACTAAAGCACTCGAATGTATTGCAATCGCGTTCATCCGAATGATCGCCGCATTGTTCCACGCCGTCACAGATCTGGCTCGGATTTATGCAACGCTTGTTGAGACACTGGAACTGACCAGCTTCACAGTTGAACGTAGGACAATCCGACGGCTCATCGCTACCATCCCCACAGTCGTCATGCTTGTCACAGCGCCAGTAGAACGGAATGCACTTGAACGTCCCATGGCACTGGAAATGCGCAGCTGAACAGTTTGCCTCACAGCTCTTCCCGTCAGCAGCCAGTACGAAGTTATCAGGACACAGGCAACGGTACCCGGCTGGCTCTGGAGAAAGCACACAAAGCGTTTGACAACCTGCCGTGTCGCAAGGATTTACAGCTGGCTGTATCTGTCTGTAGGGATGATAGATCCTAATGTCCATCGGGCGGTGTATCGTACTGATAAGCGTCCCGCATGCATCTCCACGATACTTATGGCAGTATTCGATTGATTTTGAGTCTAAATCTGACCAATAGATGCGGTCTTCCCACACGGCAATGGCAAACACATGATGCAAGTTAAGCAACGGTTGCCGCGTTCTCGTAAGCAACACCCGCACGTTTTGCCCGTCCAGGTCACTTACGGCTATATAGTCCTCTCGGGCATCACCCCAGAACAGTTGGTTCGTTTCGAAGCTGATCGTCAGTGCGTTTGGCCAGCCCAGTTGGTCCTTGATCAAAATAGTCTGATTGCTTCCGTCCATCCCAGCCCGGCCAATGTGCGGTCGGTCTCCCCAATCAGTCCAGTACATATTCCCCCGAAAAGGATCGAGAGCGATTGCGCGCGGTTTTTGCAGCTCCTTGCTAATTAGCACTCGTCGGTACCGTCCATCTAGCTTGGACACCTCGATGGTATCGAGCCCTTTATCGCACCAGTATAAATTCCTGCCCACCCAGTCGACCGCTAAACCTTCGGGGGTTTTCAAATTTGTCCTGTGCACTACTTCAACGGTGCGATTCACCTCACCGGAAGCTTCTGATTCGCACATCCTCTTGACCGTGGTAACTGTGCTCGTTACATCCGACCAGTAGTAACACTTTTCCAACCAATCAAAGTCAAGTGTTATGGCATTGGTTAGATTATGCGCTAGAATCGTCATTCCTCCGCTCAGGTCTACCTCTCGCAGGTAGTATCTGTTGGAAAATATGAGCTTTGGTGCGTTGATTTGTTCTCCATCTGCTCGACAGGTGTCATTGTCACGTAATACGAATCCCTTCACGCACGAGCAATGATATGAACCGTGTGTGTTCATACATGTTTGGCTGCAAGGGCGCGGTTGTTGCTCGGTACACTCATCAACATCCACGCATAAGTGCTTGTCGTTGGCATTTACGCGAAAACCCTTCTTACACACGCATTCGTAGCCAACGGGACGGTCTTCGCATTTGTGCGCGCAAAGATTCGGTATTATTTCACACTCGTTGATGTGGCAGGATTTTTCGTCACTCCAGTCTCCGCAGTCGTTTGCTCCATCACATAACATGCTGCTCGTAATGCAGGCGCCACCTTCACACCGGAAGTGTTCCGGCCCAGCGCATATGAGAGTCGTGTTCCGACACAAACGTATGTCCTCATCCGAGCCATCGTCGCAATCGTTGTCTACGTTACATGTAAGGTTTCGATCGATACACTTTCCGTTACTGCAGCGGAACTGATCGTGCTCACGACACCCCAGTTCATCCACTGCACcaacatcatcgtcatcatatCCATCGTGATCTAGCTTGCAATAAAGCGGTTCGTCCGATCCATCCACACAGTCCTGTTCGCCATCGCAGACATGTAGCAGGCTGATACACTCGCCGTTCTTACATGTAAATGAGGTCTTATCGCAAACGGTCGGTACTATCTCATCACATCCCATTTCGTCGTCCTGTGTTGCCCCGCAATCGACATCACCGTCACAGACCCACATCACAGAAATGCAACGGTTTGTTGTCGGACACTGGAATTCCGTTTCGGGGCAGTCTCGTCGCGCACAGTGCTCGCCTTCATCCGAACCATCGGCGCAATCGGGATGGCCATCACACTGCCAACTGTTCGAGATGCACTCCGAAGTGTTTGTACACTTGAattggtttggtttgcagTGCTTCACGCATGCAATCTCGTCTGAGCTCAAACCTCCCTCGATAGCGTCCGTGCAATCATCCTCGTCATCGCAACGCCACGACTGCGGTATGCAACGACCGTTTGCGCATAGAAACTTTTCCTGCGGGCAAGTCGGAATGGCCGTGGGACAATCTTTTTCGTCTGAGTTATCCCAGCAATCGTTTTCGCCATCGCATTGCCATGTCGGCAGGTAACAAGCGGTCGTATTAGGGCATTTGATGAATCCGGCCAGACAGTTACGGATCACCGGACAATCAAGCTCGTCTGACACATCTTTGCAGTCGGGTTCGTAGTCGCACCGCATTGACTTAATGATGCACTGTCCGTCGCTTGCACAACGGAAGTGTGTGGCGTTGTTGCAACTGCATCCTATCTCGTCACTTCCATCCCCACAGTTCTGAACATGATTGCATTGTTGGCTCTGCGGAATGCAGCGTGCGTTATTGCATCGGAAAAATCCTGAGGGACAAGGTCTGTGGGAGCAGAACGTTACCATCTCATCGGAACCATCCAGGCAATGTTTGATAGAATCGCACGTCAGATGAAATGGTATACAGTTCCCGTTTGTGCAGCTAAACTCCGAGGACGAGCAGTTACTGACCGATTTCGGAATACACCGCTGGCCATCAGAGGCCAAAACGCCTTGTGTGCATTGGCACTTAACCTTACCATACGCATCGGTAAGACATTTGTCCTCGCATAATCCATTCAGCACTGAGCATGGATCGGCGGCGCACTTCTTATCAGTTTTTTGAACCGCTACAATGCCCATTGGTTGGGAAATGTCGCGCCGAAGCAATACAACATCGCTACCGGAGTATTTATCAGCCCGAATGACAGCGTGAATGGTGAGATCAGTCCAAAAGAGCAGATCCCCAAATACAGCCAGTGCGAAAGGGTGTTTGGGGGCAGAATGTGCCAACACCACACGATGCTTTCCGTCATAGTCCGTTCGTTCGATCTTATCTAGCAGCGCGTCGGCCCAGTACAGTTTGCGTGCTTGATAGTCTAACGTGAGCGCGTTAGGCATCTGAATGTCATTCGTGATGATACTTTCTAAACCATAACCCGAAGGATATGCACGTTGAATTGACGCGCCGTGCAGGTTTCTATTCGTCCAGTATACCATTGCAAGACACGGTTCAACGGCAATTCCACGTGGCTTATCCGTTGCATGCAGTTTTATCACATCTTGCACTAGCGCTGCATTCGCTACTGGATCGGAAAGGGACACATTATTTAGATCCAGTGAACGGATAGCAGCTTCGTTGTTTGATGTCCAGAAAAGAACCCGGGTTTGTGGATTAAAAGCTAGTCCTTCCACCGTAAGTTGCTTCGTGACGATGCGTTGATGTTTTGTGCCATTGAAATGCACGCAGTTGATAGTACTGTGATCGATGTCGGAGTAAAAAATTAGCTCTTGCTCATAATCGTAGCTTAATGCAATCGTGTTTTTCAAATACGTAGAATTTTTTATCTCCGATATCGGGCCGTTAATGTTACTCGCATCGGTCATGTGTATGCTCTCAATTGCCGTTTGTCGCGAATAAAGTAAAAAGTTTTCATACGGCTCGCAGGTCTTTAAATCCGTGGATGAAATTTTCCCATGCGAACATGCACATATCGGATGTGTGCCGTTGTATAGACACAGCTCTTTGCAACCTCCGTTTGCTACACCACAAGCGTTAGTTTTACTCTGCTTGCGGcttgaaaatattttgataTCTTTTAGCGATGATTCTTCTAAAGATTCCACGACTCTTCTGTAGTTGAAAATGTTATCAATATCAGCTGCGTTTATATTACCACGTGAGTCTGACCAGAAGATGGTTTTACCAAACAAATCGAGTGATTTCGGATTGTATAACGTGCCGTTTAGAAGCAAACGTTTCATGTTGCCATCGTAGTCCACCTTCCAGATCGTATCTGTTAACATCTCGCACCAATATACCACCTGATTATCGGGATCCAAGGCAAGATCACTGATTCCCGAAGAATGATTTACTACTATGAAGTTACTGGATCCATCTAGTCCCATTCGGCCAATCATACCTCGGTTGGCATAGAAGAGATAGCCCTGCCACGGATCTATGGCCAACAGCATCGGACTTTCCACATCTGATCGGACAACGTATCGCAGACTCCCGTTCAGCCGTGCCACCTCAATCAAATTACGCTTCTGATCTGTCCAGTAGATATTTTCCGCCACCCAGTCTATCGCAATACCGCCCAGCCAATCGATGGCGCTGCTAGCATCGATAACCTGTTCAAAGTAGCTGATGATTGTTTCTCGACCACTTCCATCCCGTTTAATACGCGTAATCGATCCTCTATCGGTGTCGGCAATATACACATAATCTGCAGCCACGTGAAAGTCGATACTCGTTGCTAAAGATATTTGCTGTAGCGGTCCAAACGTATCGCGCTCTCGTAGATTTGATTTAACAACATCATCCGATCGGGAGAGTGCAATACCTTTAAGTTGATGACCGATTGAATACACCAACACGTCATCCAATCCGATGCATCGAGCAGCGTTATGTGGATCGCTTGTATATCCAATTGCACAGCGACATACATGGCTTTGGGCTGACACAGGAATGCAGAGATGTTCGCAACCGGTTGAGCTCGATCCatctgtttgcttttggcATGAGTTCGTACCGTTTTGTGCTTCAGGATGGTACATTCGAATAGCATTGATACCACTCGTATTGTTCCTTACTGATACTGCGTTTTGACAAAGATCCTTGTTACATCGCATTATGCGACCCTCGTGATTATCGTCATATAAGATAGAATCGCGATAGATCGTTATTGTACTGATCGGGTGGTTATCCTGATGAGATGATAGTACTTGAATAATCTACAAGAGATGtgtgaacgaaacaaaaatcaaatttaagaTCAAGACTATTAGAAAGAAAGGCTACTTACTTTTCCACTTCCAATATCGTAGTAAAAAATTTCACCCGTCCTCGAAGCAATATAATATAGCCGATTAGTTTCGAAATCAAGTGCTAAACTATCAACCTGGTAGAAGGTCGAATTGCTAACTAATTGGCGTTCGGATCCGTCCATGCGACTAGCATACAACTCATAGAGCTTTGGCGTTTCACTCATAGTTGCATAAAACATCATACCtctggaaaaaaatacatagcATAATTGATGATTTAATAGCTATCAGTTTtaatgttttgcaaaaccgTACCTTGCAGGATAAATAACGAGACTGTTGACCAAAGCCAAACCATCGGCAATTTCTGCTACGTATTCGCCATTTAAGTTGCTAACCAATATACGACTGTTCGTTTCATTACCGGTTGAAAAATAGAGCAGCTTTGATATCCAGTCCACGGCAAAGCCCAACGAATGCGAAATTTCTGTATCAAGGATAGTTTCGATCGGTCCTGTCGCAAGACCGGAAGACTTAATTTCATTTAGCTGAATGTCGTTCCAATAGAGGCGGGCGGCGCTGATGTCATAATCTAACACGGACGGTTGCATAACTTGGGTCGGGTGGCTGATCGTGGGGATGGTGTAATGAGCAGGCTGCTGCAAGTCGACTCCCCGTATTTCGCTAGCCACTACAAATAGAAGGATTTCCTCATTCGGAATACACCGCATTCGATCTTCGTGCAGGCGCATTACGTGCGGACAAGCGCACTCGTGACGCAATCCAACGCTTAGTAAGCACAAATGCGAGCAGCCTCCGTTGTTGATAGCGCACGGGTTCGGTTGATTGTTTGGTTGTCGGCTGGAGTGTAGAATTTGGATGCCAAAAGGCTGGCTTTGCGTTTTTTGTATTACAGTTATATCGGAGCCATTCCACTTGTTGGCACGAATGACGGAGTATGTGCGCCAATCAGTCCAATAAACATAATTGTCGAAAACGGTGATACTGAATGGGTGTGCTAGCACTCCCTGATCTTTTATAACAAGATGATGATCCAGGCCGTTGTAAGTGATCGTGTGTATTGAGTCGGAGCGTGCATCGATCCAGTACACTCGACGTAATATGTAATCTAACGCGATACCATTTGGCCAACCTCCATCTGATCCTACGTACTTGATCACTGTACGATTCTCTCCAGCCATTGTACACCGCTCAAGACGTGGAGAACCTTCCTCCCAATCGGTCCAAAAGAGCACGCCCTCCATTGGGTCCAGGGCGATTGCTCGGGGATTCACCATATCTCCTGCGACCAGAGTCCTTCTGAAGCTTCCATTGGTTTTTGCGACTTCTATCTGATCCAGGTTTGAGTCAATCCAGTAAATATTCATTCCTATCCAGTCCACTGCTAGACCCTCGGCCGTTGATAGACCGGACTGCACTACGGCTTCAACATTGCTTATAGTGTCGTTTTTTAGTATGCCTCGATAGATCTTGTCGTCCATTACGTCCGACCAGAAGATCTGCACGGAATTgttgtgaaaaagaaaatctaatgcgaTGGTGTTTCGCAGAGAGGTGTAAAAACTTTTCACACCAAGTGTGTTCAGATCGACACCCAAAATCTCTTGCCGATTGCTAAAGATAACATAGGGTGAGTCAGCGTTGTTGCTGCGACAGGTGAACTTATCGTACATCATTGTATAACCTTCAACACACTCGCACCGGTAATGCATCCCGGAGACGAGGCAGGTTTGGGAACACGTGCCCCATGAATTGCACGCATGATCATGTCCACATTCCCGGCCGTTAGGTTGCAGAAATAGATGAGGTGGACAAGAGCATACCAGGCCTTCTGGTGCATTATGACATGAGTGAGAACATTCTGTGGATGTGTCGCACATTTTTTCCAAACATCGGAATCCTTCATCTGTGCCATCAGGACAATTTGTACGTCCGTCGCATAGTTGCGACACTTGTATACATTCATTCGTTATGCGGCATAAGCGATCTGGATGCTGacaggtttttgtttcattgaacGGTTTGAACTCCATTCGCTGGCATTCGCGATTATAGTTTTCGATACACTGTCGTTCAGATCCACAGACTACCGAGAGATCCTGTCTACAGAGATCCTTTAGCTCCGACTCCGATCGGATAGGTATGCCAGGATGATTGGTACCATTATTTTCAGCCTTTGCCTGTTTGTCGCATTCATTGAACGCATTCAAACAATTGAGCTTGGGATCGCACATTAACGTACGATCTATGCAACCGTGTGGGCTGCAGAAGAACTCATTTGCTCCGCAGATCACACCGCATTGTGATTCATCCGATCTGTCACTATAAAAAGAGCATAGATATGTTAAATGCAGcaaatgttattattttaagaACTGTTGAAGCTTACCCGCAGTTATCAACACCATCGCACAGAAACTCAAAAGGGACGCAAGCCGAATTTTTGCACTCAAACTCAGGACATTTGTGACAGTGCTCCGGTTCGTCAGAATTATCGTTAGGCCCACAGTCAAGATGTCTGTCGCAGACCCATGTATTTGGAATGCATCTATGACTGATGTTACATCGAAAAAACTGCTCACTGCAGGGTTTATTGGGACAATTAATGTAGTCCTCATCACTTTCATCGATGCAATCAACCGAGCCATCGCAAACATGTATCCTGCTAATACACCGTTGCTCATCACACTTGAAATTGGTCTCGAGATCGCAATTGGGATCGCATGGACCTTCAGGCGTAACCTTCTCGTCACTACCATCCTCGCAGTCACGATCACCGTCACAAGTGTACTTGATTTCAATACAATCGATATTGTTGTGGCATAAGAAATGTGTGCTAGAATTACACGTTGCCTGTGAGTGTTTCAAATCGAAAGGAAGACAAATCGGCTTTCCCTCAGCTGGCTGAGAAAGAACTTGACCGTCCATACACTTGCAGCTTGCGTATGCAGTGGGTGTGTTTAAACAAATGCCCGGGCAATCTATGTCACACGAATTTCGCGC
This window harbors:
- the LOC128730228 gene encoding low-density lipoprotein receptor-related protein 1, whose product is MSANNNSSSDRLRSAPPVTQATGEWRGGYHSCYQQRQQHTQGHGDASSITRAKAACVHANACLPAYLAFALLVTSLAVVGVGGVSMTGPGIASVQISGAAAPQTKATETGSDLRRAPRSPVTTTAGPGLGASTEEPQVTCPHSQFTCVVDGKCIPALWRCDTSADCSDGSDEVGCDKAHSCKFGMFHCKLSNRCIPVDWSCDGDVDCGVVENYHMVDDSDEDPYLCRAHKKCLPTQGLCMDGKCLEIDRFCDGFWDCSNDELNCSTNSTATTNPATSSCDALKCSYDCRVTPEGPRCFCAKDSQPNGSICEDFDDCQVEGLCDQVCKNQPGSYQCSCTTGYMKQGNTCTAVNLPKDEPASLMFATRNKVRKIPISNRTAVLQEIGTSLNTTNDEGQLWQSFTRIRALEIVHRNRTFCVVRISNESMLECHSVDNTSHSWTMPRPDLFANLDSIVDFRLDWVSGNWYFLDEEREIIFVCSSQMLHCTVVVEAISEPLRPRRMALDPTKGFLFFSKWGSGEASIERSLLDGTNRTSIVKNKIINPLDIALDLVMQHVYWVDIHLDAVQRVNYDGSGRWYPKKRPEFTLNFRLLYALDVFERSIYLASWKNGSIVALNGTTGQTRIIVPNASRAVHLHVFHRQKQPEVAHPCRIQNAGCDQLCIPVWKKIGVAIAQCMCSPGYRLKTKTQCMLVKRPTFLLYAKSSPAMIRGFAMGMKSQEAIVPVTNLGVHISFDCHVEEQLLFFSHRNKDSPTFRIESQKLDGTDRQLILESPGSCDGISYDWLGNNIFWTDSDRNHISVVKLGPKPERFTVLRHLQAPMSIVVDPKQGWMYWSSWSVPSGRIDRAWMNGSHTELLISNKDRPIEWPTSLSIDTIQKRLYWCDARLSLIESSNLDGSNRVLLFDGQPHNQFPSALAVHRQFVYFGDNVKRRIQKFNLSDPYTLETVSIEKPRLWELKIFDNLTQHNGKARNSCDIDCPGICLNTPTAYASCKCMDGQVLSQPAEGKPICLPFDLKHSQATCNSSTHFLCHNNIDCIEIKYTCDGDRDCEDGSDEKVTPEGPCDPNCDLETNFKCDEQRCISRIHVCDGSVDCIDESDEDYINCPNKPCSEQFFRCNISHRCIPNTWVCDRHLDCGPNDNSDEPEHCHKCPEFECKNSACVPFEFLCDGVDNCGDRSDESQCGVICGANEFFCSPHGCIDRTLMCDPKLNCLNAFNECDKQAKAENNGTNHPGIPIRSESELKDLCRQDLSVVCGSERQCIENYNRECQRMEFKPFNETKTCQHPDRLCRITNECIQVSQLCDGRTNCPDGTDEGFRCLEKMCDTSTECSHSCHNAPEGLVCSCPPHLFLQPNGRECGHDHACNSWGTCSQTCLVSGMHYRCECVEGYTMMYDKFTCRSNNADSPYVIFSNRQEILGVDLNTLGVKSFYTSLRNTIALDFLFHNNSVQIFWSDVMDDKIYRGILKNDTISNVEAVVQSGLSTAEGLAVDWIGMNIYWIDSNLDQIEVAKTNGSFRRTLVAGDMVNPRAIALDPMEGVLFWTDWEEGSPRLERCTMAGENRTVIKYVGSDGGWPNGIALDYILRRVYWIDARSDSIHTITYNGLDHHLVIKDQGVLAHPFSITVFDNYVYWTDWRTYSVIRANKWNGSDITVIQKTQSQPFGIQILHSSRQPNNQPNPCAINNGGCSHLCLLSVGLRHECACPHVMRLHEDRMRCIPNEEILLFVVASEIRGVDLQQPAHYTIPTISHPTQVMQPSVLDYDISAARLYWNDIQLNEIKSSGLATGPIETILDTEISHSLGFAVDWISKLLYFSTGNETNSRILVSNLNGEYVAEIADGLALVNSLVIYPARGMMFYATMSETPKLYELYASRMDGSERQLVSNSTFYQVDSLALDFETNRLYYIASRTGEIFYYDIGSGKIIQVLSSHQDNHPISTITIYRDSILYDDNHEGRIMRCNKDLCQNAVSVRNNTSGINAIRMYHPEAQNGTNSCQKQTDGSSSTGCEHLCIPVSAQSHVCRCAIGYTSDPHNAARCIGLDDVLVYSIGHQLKGIALSRSDDVVKSNLRERDTFGPLQQISLATSIDFHVAADYVYIADTDRGSITRIKRDGSGRETIISYFEQVIDASSAIDWLGGIAIDWVAENIYWTDQKRNLIEVARLNGSLRYVVRSDVESPMLLAIDPWQGYLFYANRGMIGRMGLDGSSNFIVVNHSSGISDLALDPDNQVVYWCEMLTDTIWKVDYDGNMKRLLLNGTLYNPKSLDLFGKTIFWSDSRGNINAADIDNIFNYRRVVESLEESSLKDIKIFSSRKQSKTNACGVANGGCKELCLYNGTHPICACSHGKISSTDLKTCEPYENFLLYSRQTAIESIHMTDASNINGPISEIKNSTYLKNTIALSYDYEQELIFYSDIDHSTINCVHFNGTKHQRIVTKQLTVEGLAFNPQTRVLFWTSNNEAAIRSLDLNNVSLSDPVANAALVQDVIKLHATDKPRGIAVEPCLAMVYWTNRNLHGASIQRAYPSGYGLESIITNDIQMPNALTLDYQARKLYWADALLDKIERTDYDGKHRVVLAHSAPKHPFALAVFGDLLFWTDLTIHAVIRADKYSGSDVVLLRRDISQPMGIVAVQKTDKKCAADPCSVLNGLCEDKCLTDAYGKVKCQCTQGVLASDGQRCIPKSVSNCSSSEFSCTNGNCIPFHLTCDSIKHCLDGSDEMVTFCSHRPCPSGFFRCNNARCIPQSQQCNHVQNCGDGSDEIGCSCNNATHFRCASDGQCIIKSMRCDYEPDCKDVSDELDCPVIRNCLAGFIKCPNTTACYLPTWQCDGENDCWDNSDEKDCPTAIPTCPQEKFLCANGRCIPQSWRCDDEDDCTDAIEGGLSSDEIACVKHCKPNQFKCTNTSECISNSWQCDGHPDCADGSDEGEHCARRDCPETEFQCPTTNRCISVMWVCDGDVDCGATQDDEMGCDEIVPTVCDKTSFTCKNGECISLLHVCDGEQDCVDGSDEPLYCKLDHDGYDDDDVGAVDELGCREHDQFRCSNGKCIDRNLTCNVDNDCDDGSDEDIRLCRNTTLICAGPEHFRCEGGACITSSMLCDGANDCGDWSDEKSCHINECEIIPNLCAHKCEDRPVGYECVCKKGFRVNANDKHLCVDVDECTEQQPRPCSQTCMNTHGSYHCSCVKGFVLRDNDTCRADGEQINAPKLIFSNRYYLREVDLSGGMTILAHNLTNAITLDFDWLEKCYYWSDVTSTVTTVKRMCESEASGEVNRTVEVVHRTNLKTPEGLAVDWVGRNLYWCDKGLDTIEVSKLDGRYRRVLISKELQKPRAIALDPFRGNMYWTDWGDRPHIGRAGMDGSNQTILIKDQLGWPNALTISFETNQLFWGDAREDYIAVSDLDGQNVRVLLTRTRQPLLNLHHVFAIAVWEDRIYWSDLDSKSIEYCHKYRGDACGTLISTIHRPMDIRIYHPYRQIQPAVNPCDTAGCQTLCVLSPEPAGYRCLCPDNFVLAADGKSCEANCSAAHFQCHGTFKCIPFYWRCDKHDDCGDGSDEPSDCPTFNCEAGQFQCLNKRCINPSQICDGVEQCGDHSDERDCNTFECFSSFFKCGPSVAKNSSGFCIERTRRCDEVIDCPNGEDEQHCEPKNCTSTQFRCANGGKCIDRTWVCDNVPDCHDGSDEQVCGPATTCPEHEFRCSEGRCIPKTWLCDDEKDCVNGEDEMENCQKPEAITCEPYSFRCNNSKCIPGRWRCDFENDCGDNSDEMNCELRNCSESEFRCRDGHCIRGIRRCDNEFNCADHSDEENCNVTCGENQFKCKNHPACISHKFRCDGDNDCIDESDEQGCDCHEDEYRCNNGKCILKSWVCDGIDDCLDNSDEMNAYCTEHGCNKRAFHCANGNCIRKSLLCDNKDDCGDNTDEKSALCQKCPPNSFRCSSDSKCIDSALRCDQTPHCLDESDEIGCIKTGCGFGACSQICVEKKGHYNCRCVEGYAKGGSGRNATCVAVEEQGILLVASESDFRSLYIDTPVMGYLQTSSLKIDRFDFAITRHNITLFWIDSFDTSINKILMDTTVKDGDYSQSAMNVKKEVRRQLPASAAHSYDHIKTLDGKHSSVVLKSEDIVPIAIACDWLTERLYVINKKRSNIFVMSYNGTNHTTLAPTGKHPIGLVVDPVNAIMVWSIMETIISSGMDGRGKQKLVHTNIEWASGLAVDTTTKRLYWADYRKSTIETCLLLTGGDRHVIAELHDYSKPKLLDVFEDSVYVILYNQNILKLNKYGRDNGTYMNEEARGPNGSGGYRSSDVHFIHPLKHDRSVPNPCIAYPCHESTICLLSTENRLRRSCVCPDSHPRVVLDDHGEVRECLEMNPQMAECKLHCKQGSCMIDPNGQQRCQCSTNYDGKFCDHYICSGYCKNKGFCEIVNNEPKCSCLPQWTGKRCDISTSKCQQYCHNGGNCTIARDGDTLSCTCPEGYTGEQCQHCANLHCENGGVCLKATSQCLCAEGFVGRNCERNVCTEFCENEGECTIERGAAKCSCPETTYGERCQFKDCPDLCRNGGDCVPGERPYCKCRQGYDGPYCEHDLCELPEETRPSYCALVRPTTVEPSQHSPVNSCSRHYCNNGGHCLEVRGAPICNCTTQYAGEHCENYVTYRNPCNNFCFNNAICQLDLFSSSNVTYIPSCICIGEWTGKRCDAISLSELEGADPNGSSVTLSVLGIIVFVMLIVAAGLGGTFYGLKKRRSGQPFLHARLTDNVEITNPMYLGDADEGPAFVHEDDKVHFGNPVYEQMYAGSVNVHSDSSTIAGNSAHPLLTNVSTAPEEKKGLLQHPQEDTVTADLL